In the Deltaproteobacteria bacterium genome, one interval contains:
- a CDS encoding sigma-54 dependent transcriptional regulator — MKKLHILVIEDGQSQREMLRDFLLKEGHTVAGAENGEVGIRTVQNGHFDLILLDYKMPGMDGMEVLRQIKAINPQIDIVIITAYGTIETAVEALKAGAIDYITKPIELDELLLLVDRVAERRLLIRENEIMRQQLKETGVTTDEIIYRGDKMREMINMAGRIAPSHATVLLQGESGTGKELMARLIHQLSPRLDKPFIVVNCGALSETLLESELFGHVKGAFTGAAVRRKGRFEMAEEGTLFLDEIGDISLSVQVKLLRFLQEREFQPLGGNQTIHADVRIISATNQNLEARVKEGAFREDLFYRLNVVVMSLPPLRERKEDIPALIDHFLKKYSLANGKEMIGLTSEAQDMLLKYDYPGTVRELGNVMERAVVIAREDLISLEDLPFRDTDDHGRSGFKSDAGILRQSIEALERQLIITAMEKAGDHQTRAAEALGISERMLRYKLKKYGLKE; from the coding sequence ATGAAGAAATTGCATATCCTGGTTATTGAGGACGGTCAATCACAGCGGGAAATGCTGAGGGATTTTCTCTTAAAAGAGGGTCACACTGTGGCCGGCGCGGAAAATGGGGAAGTTGGGATCAGGACGGTTCAAAACGGACATTTCGACCTCATCCTGCTGGACTACAAGATGCCGGGTATGGATGGAATGGAGGTATTGCGGCAAATAAAAGCAATCAATCCGCAAATTGATATCGTCATCATCACGGCCTATGGTACTATCGAAACCGCGGTAGAAGCCCTGAAGGCCGGGGCGATTGATTACATTACCAAACCGATTGAACTTGATGAACTGCTGCTCCTTGTTGACCGGGTCGCCGAGCGGCGCCTTCTGATCCGGGAAAACGAAATCATGCGGCAGCAATTAAAAGAAACGGGCGTTACAACAGATGAAATTATTTATCGCGGCGATAAGATGAGAGAGATGATCAACATGGCCGGCAGGATCGCCCCGAGCCACGCCACCGTTCTCCTTCAAGGTGAAAGCGGGACGGGGAAGGAACTGATGGCCAGATTGATTCACCAATTGAGCCCCCGGTTGGACAAACCGTTTATCGTAGTTAATTGCGGCGCCCTTTCCGAGACACTGTTAGAGAGTGAGCTTTTTGGGCATGTAAAAGGTGCCTTCACTGGCGCGGCGGTGCGGCGTAAAGGCCGATTTGAGATGGCCGAGGAGGGGACGCTTTTTCTGGATGAAATCGGTGATATTTCTTTGTCTGTACAAGTAAAATTACTCCGGTTTTTACAGGAACGCGAGTTCCAACCTCTGGGCGGCAATCAAACCATTCATGCCGATGTGCGGATTATCAGTGCGACGAACCAGAATCTGGAAGCACGGGTCAAAGAAGGCGCCTTCCGCGAAGACCTTTTCTATCGCCTCAACGTGGTGGTAATGTCCCTGCCCCCGCTCCGCGAGAGGAAGGAGGACATTCCTGCCCTGATAGATCATTTCCTGAAAAAATATTCCCTGGCCAACGGCAAGGAGATGATTGGTCTAACAAGCGAAGCTCAGGATATGCTCTTGAAATATGACTATCCGGGCACTGTGCGGGAACTGGGAAATGTTATGGAAAGAGCGGTGGTCATTGCGCGTGAGGACCTGATCTCTTTGGAAGATCTCCCCTTTCGTGATACGGATGATCACGGCCGATCCGGTTTCAAGTCTGATGCCGGCATTCTCAGGCAGTCTATCGAAGCCCTGGAGCGCCAACTGATCATAACGGCCATGGAAAAGGCCGGCGATCACCAGACCAGGGCCGCCGAGGCCCTTGGTATCAGCGAACGGATGCTGCGTTACAAACTGAAAAAATACGGCCTGAAAGAATGA
- the acs gene encoding acetate--CoA ligase, which produces MGSTEKIALKGSYPVPEGLRKSAYIGGREAYDKLYRRSMEDPEGFWGDVARQEISWFKEWDKVEESNFDVRKGPISVKYFIGAKLNVSYNCIDRHLKDRGDKVAILWEGNDPSESLALTYKELHREVCKFANVLKKLGIKKGDRVCFYLPMITELAIGMLACTRIGAVHSIVFGGFSADALQGRIQDSGVKLLVTCDGTFRGAKAISQKVNADEALKECPSVEKMIVVKRVGDQVKCDMQPGRDLWWHDEMAKADDKCEPEWMDAEDPLFILYTSGSTGKPKGVMHTTGGYLLYAAYTHKMIFDYHEKDIYWCTADIGWVTGHSYIVYGPLANGATTIIFEGVPSYPTYSRFWQVVEKYKVTIFYTAPTAIRAIAREGDEWVNKADISSLRILGSVGEPLNPEAWNWYYNVIGKAKCPIMDTWWQTETGGILITPLPGAIDTKPGMASLPFMGVLPALLDDDGKVITEAWKSGSLCIKKPWPGIMRGVYGDAKRFQETYFEQFPGYYVAGDGSHRDEDGYYQITGRNDDVINVSGHRMGTAEVESALVAHPKVAEAAVVGYPHDLKGQSIYAFVTLNSGVEKSEALKKELTAHVRTLIGPIATPEKIQWADGLPKTRSGKIMRRILKKVAANVVDELGDTSTLADPSVVDDIVKNRL; this is translated from the coding sequence ATGGGTTCGACAGAAAAAATTGCATTGAAAGGGAGTTATCCGGTACCGGAAGGCCTGCGTAAAAGCGCTTATATTGGAGGCAGGGAGGCCTATGACAAGCTTTACCGCCGTTCCATGGAAGACCCGGAAGGATTTTGGGGCGATGTGGCGCGGCAAGAGATTAGTTGGTTCAAGGAATGGGATAAGGTTGAAGAGTCTAATTTCGATGTCCGCAAGGGACCGATATCTGTCAAGTATTTCATCGGTGCCAAGTTGAATGTATCATACAACTGCATTGACAGACACCTGAAGGACAGGGGAGACAAGGTCGCGATCCTGTGGGAAGGCAATGATCCCTCTGAGTCCCTGGCCCTTACTTATAAGGAACTCCATCGAGAGGTTTGCAAGTTTGCCAATGTTCTGAAAAAACTGGGCATCAAGAAGGGAGATCGGGTCTGCTTTTATCTCCCCATGATCACCGAACTGGCCATCGGGATGCTGGCCTGTACGAGGATTGGCGCCGTTCATAGCATTGTTTTCGGCGGATTCAGCGCCGATGCCCTTCAGGGACGTATCCAGGACTCGGGTGTCAAGCTGCTGGTTACCTGTGACGGTACCTTTCGCGGCGCCAAGGCCATCTCCCAGAAAGTAAATGCCGATGAAGCTTTAAAGGAATGTCCTTCCGTGGAAAAAATGATCGTCGTCAAACGTGTCGGCGACCAGGTAAAATGCGACATGCAGCCCGGGCGGGATCTCTGGTGGCACGATGAAATGGCCAAGGCGGATGACAAGTGTGAACCGGAGTGGATGGACGCCGAGGATCCCTTGTTCATTCTTTACACCTCCGGCTCCACGGGAAAGCCGAAGGGCGTGATGCACACCACCGGTGGCTATTTACTCTATGCTGCCTATACCCACAAGATGATTTTTGATTACCACGAAAAAGACATTTACTGGTGCACCGCCGACATCGGCTGGGTTACCGGCCACAGTTATATCGTCTATGGACCGCTGGCCAATGGGGCCACCACTATCATTTTTGAAGGTGTTCCGAGCTATCCCACCTACAGCCGTTTCTGGCAGGTCGTAGAAAAATACAAGGTAACCATATTCTATACGGCGCCCACAGCCATCAGAGCTATTGCCCGGGAGGGTGATGAGTGGGTCAACAAGGCTGATATATCATCGCTGCGCATCCTGGGTTCGGTGGGTGAACCGCTCAACCCCGAGGCCTGGAACTGGTATTACAACGTTATCGGGAAGGCAAAGTGCCCCATCATGGATACCTGGTGGCAGACCGAGACCGGCGGCATCCTTATTACGCCCCTGCCCGGCGCCATTGACACCAAACCCGGCATGGCCTCCCTGCCCTTCATGGGCGTCTTGCCGGCGCTGCTCGATGATGATGGCAAGGTGATTACAGAAGCATGGAAAAGCGGCTCCCTGTGCATAAAAAAACCCTGGCCCGGCATCATGAGAGGTGTTTACGGCGACGCAAAAAGATTTCAGGAAACCTACTTTGAGCAGTTTCCCGGTTATTACGTGGCGGGCGATGGCAGCCACCGGGATGAAGACGGGTATTATCAGATAACGGGCCGCAACGACGACGTAATCAATGTTTCCGGTCACCGGATGGGAACTGCGGAGGTAGAAAGCGCCCTCGTTGCCCACCCGAAGGTCGCTGAAGCAGCTGTGGTCGGTTACCCCCATGATCTTAAGGGGCAGTCCATATACGCCTTTGTTACCTTAAATAGCGGTGTGGAAAAATCGGAGGCGCTGAAGAAGGAATTAACAGCCCATGTCCGCACCTTGATCGGACCCATCGCTACGCCGGAGAAGATCCAATGGGCGGACGGCCTGCCAAAAACGAGAAGCGGCAAGATCATGCGAAGGATTCTCAAGAAGGTCGCCGCCAATGTCGTAGACGAACTCGGAGACACCAGCACCCTCGCTGATCCGTCGGTTGTTGATGATATTGTGAAAAACAGACTGTAA
- the pap gene encoding polyphosphate:AMP phosphotransferase, giving the protein MFESAEIGNKISKVAYAQAVPELREALLQTQFDLGRSGKFQVIILIGGVDGAGKSETVKILSEWMDPRFIETNAMGLPTEEEIAHPPMWRFWRALPPKGKIGIFFGSWYTAPIVSRVHGEITGPALDQAMDRVIRFEKMLVDEGALILKFWLHLSKDTQKKRLESFEKNPETRWRATEIEWAHFKLYDKFRKVSEHALHHTSTEEAPWIIVEGTNPRYRYFTIGQTILNALRQRLDATAPREAPKQAPALPPIADGFQFKSLDFSQKMTKEEYEGKIEKYQRKLNLLARSPKFSKTPAILVFEGSDAAGKGGGIRRITGALDPRIYRVTPVAAPTQEERAHPYLWRFWKHMPRNGQFTIFDRSWYGRVLVERVEGFCSEADWKRAYGEINDFEHQLAQSGGLIIKFWLSITKDEQLRRFKEREVTGFKQFKITEEDWRNRKRWNKYELAVAEMIDRTSTDIAPWTVVEANNKYFARVKILKEICRRLEAAI; this is encoded by the coding sequence ATGTTTGAATCCGCCGAAATAGGGAATAAAATCAGTAAAGTTGCCTATGCCCAGGCTGTCCCGGAATTGAGGGAGGCCCTCCTCCAGACACAGTTCGATTTGGGCCGATCCGGTAAATTCCAGGTAATCATCTTGATCGGTGGGGTTGACGGCGCCGGTAAAAGCGAGACCGTAAAGATACTTAGCGAGTGGATGGACCCACGCTTCATTGAAACGAACGCCATGGGGCTTCCTACCGAAGAGGAGATCGCACACCCGCCGATGTGGAGATTCTGGCGCGCCCTGCCTCCCAAAGGCAAGATCGGGATATTCTTTGGTTCCTGGTACACGGCGCCCATTGTCAGCAGGGTTCATGGTGAGATAACGGGCCCGGCTCTCGATCAGGCAATGGACCGCGTCATACGCTTCGAGAAGATGCTTGTTGATGAGGGCGCCCTGATCCTGAAGTTCTGGTTGCACCTGTCGAAGGACACGCAAAAGAAACGTCTCGAAAGCTTTGAGAAGAACCCCGAGACGCGCTGGCGGGCAACGGAAATAGAATGGGCGCATTTCAAGCTCTACGACAAGTTCCGCAAGGTCTCCGAGCACGCCTTGCACCATACCAGCACGGAGGAGGCGCCCTGGATCATCGTCGAGGGCACTAATCCCCGTTACCGCTATTTCACGATCGGTCAAACGATACTTAACGCCCTCCGCCAGCGACTCGACGCGACGGCGCCTCGGGAAGCCCCCAAACAAGCGCCGGCGCTACCGCCGATAGCTGATGGTTTCCAGTTTAAATCCCTTGATTTCTCCCAGAAGATGACGAAAGAAGAGTACGAGGGGAAAATAGAGAAATACCAGAGAAAACTCAATTTGCTCGCCCGCAGTCCCAAGTTCAGTAAGACACCGGCTATTCTTGTCTTTGAGGGCTCAGACGCTGCCGGCAAGGGCGGCGGTATCAGGCGCATCACCGGCGCGCTCGACCCGAGGATATATAGAGTAACCCCGGTTGCCGCGCCGACTCAGGAGGAGAGGGCCCACCCCTACCTCTGGCGATTCTGGAAGCATATGCCGAGGAACGGCCAATTCACCATCTTCGACCGCTCCTGGTACGGTCGAGTGCTTGTGGAAAGGGTTGAAGGCTTTTGCTCGGAGGCAGACTGGAAGCGCGCCTATGGGGAAATCAACGACTTCGAGCATCAGCTCGCCCAGAGCGGTGGTTTGATCATCAAGTTCTGGCTCAGTATTACCAAAGATGAGCAGCTCCGGAGGTTTAAGGAGCGGGAAGTTACGGGATTCAAGCAATTCAAGATTACCGAGGAGGACTGGCGCAACCGCAAGAGATGGAATAAGTATGAACTCGCGGTAGCTGAAATGATTGATCGCACGAGTACGGACATCGCTCCCTGGACAGTAGTGGAAGCCAACAACAAGTATTTCGCGCGGGTCAAGATTCTCAAGGAAATCTGCCGGCGCCTGGAAGCGGCAATTTAA